One window of Thalassovita mediterranea genomic DNA carries:
- the ccoP gene encoding cytochrome-c oxidase, cbb3-type subunit III, producing the protein MSEHHKDIDQPTGVETTGHEWDGIKELNNPLPRWWLYIWYGTIAFSIGYMVVMPAIPALPGLGTNTRGLAGQSDRIAVAEQVESLRSQRSASGAALLTASLEEIETDRELQQFAMASGESAFGDNCATCHGAGGRGAKGYPTLADDAWLWSGTLEGIQYTLQHGIRHEEDPETRFSLMPAFGRDRLLERQQIDDVVNHVLSLSGREVDEAASNRGADIYAAQCASCHGDNGTGDRTVGAPNLTDDIWVFGGEYRDVYNTVYNARNAHMPAWGERLDEATIKSLAVYVHSLGGGE; encoded by the coding sequence ATGAGTGAACACCACAAGGATATCGACCAACCAACCGGCGTAGAGACCACGGGCCACGAATGGGATGGCATCAAGGAGCTGAACAACCCGCTCCCCCGCTGGTGGCTCTATATCTGGTACGGCACCATCGCCTTCTCGATTGGCTATATGGTCGTCATGCCAGCCATTCCGGCCCTGCCGGGTCTTGGCACCAATACGCGTGGCCTTGCAGGCCAATCTGACCGGATCGCGGTGGCTGAGCAGGTTGAAAGCCTGCGGTCGCAGCGTAGCGCATCTGGCGCAGCCCTACTGACGGCGAGCCTCGAAGAAATCGAGACGGACCGTGAGCTGCAGCAGTTTGCAATGGCATCTGGCGAGAGCGCCTTTGGGGACAATTGCGCCACCTGTCACGGCGCGGGCGGCCGGGGCGCGAAGGGCTATCCGACGCTCGCCGACGATGCCTGGCTCTGGTCGGGTACGCTTGAGGGCATCCAGTACACGCTTCAGCACGGCATTCGGCATGAAGAAGACCCGGAAACGCGGTTCTCCCTTATGCCAGCCTTCGGCCGCGACCGGCTTCTGGAGCGTCAGCAGATCGACGATGTCGTCAATCATGTCCTGTCGCTATCTGGCCGCGAGGTGGATGAGGCAGCGAGCAATCGCGGCGCCGATATCTATGCTGCACAATGTGCGTCCTGCCACGGCGACAACGGGACCGGCGACCGCACTGTCGGTGCACCAAACCTGACGGACGATATCTGGGTGTTCGGCGGCGAATACCGCGATGTCTACAACACCGTCTACAACGCCCGCAATGCGCACATGCCTGCCTGGGGTGAGCGTCTCGACGAGGCCACGATCAAGTCGCTGGCGGTCTATGTCCACTCGCTTGGCGGCGGGGAGTAG
- the ccoG gene encoding cytochrome c oxidase accessory protein CcoG, with the protein MSRVTLITPKSPPPAPPPQDLYAKRKQIYPKLAHGKFRTVKWVAMAGMLGIYYLVPWLRWDRGAGVPDQAVLADFAGERFFFFGIEIWPQEAYYLAGLMILAALGLFLVTSLFGRVWCGYACPQTVWTDLYIWVERAFEGDRAARMRLDAKPMSFDKAWRKVGKHAVWLLIAFVTGGAFILYFHDAQMIAQTFFIGEAPLSAYWFAAILTGTTYALAGTMREQVCTYLCPWPRIQAALTDEHALNVTYRYDRGEPRGPHRKGESWEGRGDCIDCKQCVQVCPMGIDIRDGAQLECIHCALCIDACDEMMKKVERPTGLIAYDTDIAVARRAAGMPAQYRLIRARTVLYAALMVAIAVLMAWGLLNRGTFEVNVLKDRSPPYVRLSDGDVRNGYTLKLVNKSGEAREMSLEANGIDGLELEVIGLEATEAGRIFLPVAAHGVDRYRIFVTVPQETAGGRDHFTLLLQDTATGELHGNRTSFMAPGD; encoded by the coding sequence ATGAGCCGCGTCACCCTCATAACGCCAAAGTCTCCGCCACCGGCCCCTCCGCCGCAGGATCTCTATGCCAAGCGCAAGCAGATCTATCCGAAGCTTGCCCATGGCAAGTTCCGGACGGTGAAATGGGTCGCCATGGCGGGGATGCTGGGCATCTATTACCTGGTGCCATGGCTGCGCTGGGACCGCGGGGCAGGGGTTCCTGACCAGGCGGTGCTGGCGGACTTTGCGGGTGAGCGGTTCTTCTTCTTCGGGATCGAGATCTGGCCGCAGGAGGCCTATTATCTCGCAGGCCTGATGATCCTTGCCGCGCTTGGCCTGTTCCTCGTGACATCGCTGTTCGGGCGGGTCTGGTGCGGCTATGCCTGCCCACAGACGGTGTGGACCGACCTCTATATCTGGGTTGAACGGGCGTTTGAGGGGGACCGGGCGGCGCGCATGCGGCTCGATGCCAAGCCGATGAGTTTCGACAAGGCCTGGCGGAAGGTTGGCAAGCATGCGGTCTGGCTGCTGATCGCCTTTGTGACGGGCGGCGCGTTCATTCTCTACTTCCATGATGCCCAGATGATCGCGCAGACCTTCTTTATCGGCGAGGCGCCGCTCTCGGCCTACTGGTTTGCGGCCATCCTGACGGGGACGACCTATGCGCTTGCCGGGACCATGCGTGAGCAGGTCTGCACCTATCTATGCCCGTGGCCACGCATCCAGGCCGCACTGACCGATGAGCACGCCCTCAATGTCACCTATCGCTATGACCGGGGGGAGCCGCGCGGCCCTCACCGCAAGGGTGAGAGCTGGGAAGGGCGCGGTGACTGTATTGACTGCAAGCAGTGCGTTCAGGTCTGCCCGATGGGGATCGATATCCGCGACGGCGCGCAGCTTGAGTGTATCCACTGCGCGCTGTGCATCGATGCCTGCGATGAGATGATGAAGAAGGTCGAGCGCCCGACCGGTCTCATTGCTTATGACACGGACATTGCCGTTGCGCGGCGCGCAGCGGGCATGCCGGCGCAGTACCGCCTGATCCGTGCGCGGACCGTGCTTTACGCGGCGCTGATGGTCGCCATTGCGGTGCTGATGGCCTGGGGGCTGCTCAATCGAGGCACATTTGAGGTCAACGTACTGAAGGACCGTTCGCCGCCTTATGTGCGCCTGTCTGACGGCGACGTCCGCAACGGCTATACGCTAAAGCTGGTCAACAAGTCCGGCGAGGCGCGCGAAATGAGCCTTGAAGCCAATGGCATTGATGGGCTTGAGCTGGAAGTGATCGGTCTCGAAGCCACTGAGGCAGGCCGTATCTTCCTGCCAGTCGCAGCCCATGGTGTGGACCGCTACCGCATCTTCGTGACCGTGCCGCAGGAAACCGCAGGCGGGCGCGACCACTTCACCCTTCTTCTTCAGGACACAGCCACAGGCGAGCTCCATGGAAACCGCACGAGTTTCATGGCGCCGGGAGACTAG
- a CDS encoding PAS domain S-box protein, with translation MAEMDVDALHQHFRSILQSVPDAMVVINDAGIITAVSKAAETLFGYEVDQLLGRNVSILMSPTDKSQHDGYISRYLRTGERRIIGIGRTVTARRADGSLFPIDLKIGEAKIGDHYLFTAFMRDLTEQRRNETRMKALQAELVHFSRLSSVGTMASALAHELNQPLTVVTNYLEAARDMLDAPDEETMKMVQEALNEAAKQSVRAGQIVRKLRDYVSRGEVEKRPTDLVPLLGDAVALVQTEMSTATGAISVSVAESTPHVMIDPIQIQQVIINIVRNAIEAMGTQIDPKIEIRAMIGGNGMVLVTIEDNGPGIDREVSEHLFRPLASSKSTGMGLGLSICRTIVEAHGGTIEAMPAGDTGTRFAFTLEPVETDA, from the coding sequence ATGGCGGAGATGGACGTTGACGCGCTCCATCAGCACTTCCGGTCCATCCTCCAATCGGTGCCGGATGCCATGGTCGTCATCAACGACGCCGGGATCATCACGGCTGTCAGCAAGGCGGCAGAGACCCTGTTCGGCTATGAAGTGGACCAGCTGCTCGGCCGCAATGTCAGCATCCTCATGTCGCCCACCGACAAGTCGCAGCATGACGGCTATATCTCGCGCTATCTTCGCACAGGCGAGCGCCGCATCATCGGCATCGGTCGCACGGTCACGGCAAGGCGCGCAGACGGCTCCCTGTTTCCGATCGACCTCAAGATCGGCGAAGCCAAGATCGGCGATCACTATCTCTTCACGGCATTCATGCGGGACCTGACCGAGCAGCGGCGCAATGAAACGCGCATGAAGGCCCTGCAGGCCGAGCTCGTCCATTTCTCGAGATTGAGCTCGGTTGGGACGATGGCATCTGCCCTCGCGCATGAGCTGAACCAGCCGCTCACCGTCGTGACCAATTACCTTGAAGCGGCCCGCGACATGCTCGACGCGCCGGACGAAGAAACCATGAAGATGGTGCAGGAAGCGCTGAACGAAGCGGCGAAGCAGTCTGTTCGTGCAGGCCAGATCGTCCGGAAGCTTCGAGATTATGTCTCTCGCGGCGAAGTCGAGAAGCGTCCGACAGATCTCGTCCCACTGCTCGGCGACGCCGTCGCCCTCGTCCAGACCGAAATGAGCACAGCAACAGGTGCCATCTCGGTCAGCGTGGCGGAAAGCACGCCGCATGTGATGATCGACCCGATCCAGATCCAGCAGGTCATTATCAACATCGTGCGCAACGCCATTGAAGCGATGGGGACGCAAATCGATCCGAAGATCGAAATCCGCGCAATGATCGGCGGCAACGGCATGGTGCTCGTCACCATCGAAGATAATGGCCCCGGTATCGACCGGGAGGTGTCCGAACACCTCTTCCGCCCGCTTGCCAGTTCCAAGTCCACGGGCATGGGCCTTGGCCTCTCCATCTGCCGCACCATTGTCGAAGCGCATGGCGGCACCATCGAGGCAATGCCCGCAGGCGACACGGGAACGCGTTTCGCCTTCACGCTTGAACCTGTAGAAACTGACGCATGA
- a CDS encoding cbb3-type cytochrome c oxidase subunit 3 produces MYERLSSFAQTGGLIYFVAIFAAVLAYALWPKNQKKFDKAASLPLSDREPGDE; encoded by the coding sequence ATGTACGAACGACTGTCCAGCTTCGCCCAGACCGGCGGCCTGATCTACTTCGTGGCGATTTTCGCCGCCGTTCTGGCCTACGCGCTCTGGCCCAAAAACCAGAAGAAATTCGACAAGGCGGCAAGCCTTCCACTTTCAGACCGGGAGCCGGGAGATGAGTGA
- the ccoO gene encoding cytochrome-c oxidase, cbb3-type subunit II, whose product MGLLNKHGVFERHSLILTIGILITVSIGGLIQMAPLFYMENTIEKVEGMRPYTPLEVAGRNIYLREGCYVCHSQMVRPLRDEVERYGHYSLAAESMYDHPFQWGSKRTGPDLARVGGKYSDEWHVDHLIDPRALVPESIMPPYAFLAEKSLDFRNIQDDLKALRAVGVPYTDEMIENASMDLRAQVDPDIYFDEQDALVARYTEASGREGTVQIRDFDQDPDRITEMDALVAYLQMTGTLVDFSTYEAEDLMNAR is encoded by the coding sequence ATGGGACTGCTCAACAAACACGGCGTGTTCGAACGCCACTCGCTCATCCTGACGATCGGCATCCTGATCACGGTCTCGATCGGTGGGCTTATCCAGATGGCACCGCTCTTCTACATGGAGAACACCATCGAGAAGGTGGAAGGCATGCGCCCCTACACCCCGCTCGAAGTGGCTGGCCGGAACATCTATCTGCGCGAGGGCTGCTATGTCTGCCACAGCCAGATGGTGCGCCCGCTGCGCGACGAGGTGGAGCGCTATGGCCACTACTCTCTGGCGGCAGAGTCGATGTACGACCACCCGTTCCAGTGGGGCTCGAAGCGGACGGGGCCTGACCTTGCCCGCGTCGGCGGCAAGTATTCCGACGAATGGCATGTCGATCACCTGATCGACCCGCGTGCCCTGGTGCCGGAATCGATCATGCCGCCCTATGCCTTCCTGGCAGAGAAGTCGCTCGACTTCCGCAATATCCAGGATGACCTGAAAGCGCTTCGTGCGGTCGGCGTTCCCTACACCGACGAGATGATCGAGAATGCCAGCATGGACCTTCGGGCCCAGGTGGACCCCGACATCTATTTCGATGAGCAGGACGCGCTGGTGGCTCGCTACACCGAAGCATCCGGCCGCGAAGGCACCGTCCAGATCCGCGACTTCGACCAGGATCCAGACCGGATCACCGAGATGGATGCGCTCGTCGCCTACCTGCAGATGACCGGCACGCTGGTGGATTTCTCCACCTACGAAGCCGAAGACCTGATGAACGCGCGCTAG
- a CDS encoding FixH family protein, giving the protein MTTATLIDAPRERQLKGWHVLLIMLAFFGVMFTVNGFFLYSAITSFPGEDVEKSYLQGLNYNQTLEARRAQAELGWTVRAGLSGLEAVAVQVADADGAPVGGLSVEAKLRRLTTGAQDVTVALAAAGTPGLYRADLPELESGQWEMIVTATDMSGDVTIEARKDVRVP; this is encoded by the coding sequence ATGACCACCGCAACGCTCATCGACGCCCCGCGTGAACGCCAGCTCAAGGGCTGGCACGTTCTCCTGATCATGCTCGCCTTCTTCGGCGTCATGTTCACGGTGAACGGTTTCTTTCTCTATTCGGCGATCACCAGCTTCCCCGGTGAGGATGTCGAGAAGTCCTATCTTCAGGGCCTCAACTATAACCAGACGCTCGAAGCGCGCCGTGCGCAGGCAGAGCTTGGCTGGACGGTGCGGGCAGGCCTGTCGGGGCTGGAAGCTGTTGCTGTGCAGGTCGCAGATGCAGACGGCGCGCCTGTCGGCGGCCTTAGCGTTGAGGCGAAGCTGCGCCGGCTTACGACGGGCGCGCAGGATGTGACCGTCGCGCTGGCTGCTGCTGGCACGCCCGGCCTCTACCGCGCCGACCTGCCAGAGCTTGAGAGCGGTCAGTGGGAGATGATCGTCACCGCTACGGATATGTCCGGCGACGTCACAATCGAAGCGCGCAAGGATGTGAGGGTGCCGTGA
- the ccoN gene encoding cytochrome-c oxidase, cbb3-type subunit I produces the protein MVSAFLCVFAVLAILIAGNAADNLMGVHALLFFSAIIAWLVGIALWAGKLGDRNPFDETQYEDTLVKFGVAAAMFWGLAGLLVGVLIACQLTWPNLFYVEELGWTNFGRLRPLHTSAVIFAFGGNVLLATSFHVVQRTTRARLFGGMWPWFVFWGYQLFIVIAATGYLMGITQSKEYAEPEWYADLWLTIVWVAYLIIFLGTLWKRKEPHIYVANWFYLSFIVTIAMLHIVNNLSLPVSLGSSKSYQLFAGVQDALTQWWYGHNAVGFFLTTGFLAIMYYYIPKRVDRPVYSYRLSIVHFWSLIFIYIWAGPHHLHYTALPQWAQTLGMTFSIMLWMPSWGGMINGVMTLSGAWDKLRTDPVVRMMVVSLAFYGMSTFEGPLMSVRAVNSLSHYTEWGIGHVHSGALGWVGFISFGALYCLTQWLYKRKSLYSMALVEWHFWLATIGIVFYIVSMWFAGIMEGLMWRAYNDFGFLEYSFVETVEAKHISYIIRMVGGLLYLSGAVIMSYNLIRTAMGHERINQPADANPVSQPPAAAELQPAE, from the coding sequence ATGGTGTCGGCCTTCCTTTGCGTCTTCGCTGTCCTGGCGATCCTGATCGCCGGTAACGCAGCAGACAATCTGATGGGCGTTCACGCGCTCCTGTTCTTTTCCGCAATCATCGCCTGGCTGGTGGGGATTGCGCTCTGGGCCGGCAAGCTCGGCGACCGCAATCCCTTTGATGAGACCCAGTATGAGGACACGCTCGTCAAATTCGGTGTGGCCGCTGCCATGTTCTGGGGGCTCGCAGGCCTTCTGGTCGGCGTTCTCATCGCGTGTCAGCTGACCTGGCCAAATCTCTTCTATGTTGAGGAGCTCGGCTGGACGAACTTTGGCAGGCTACGTCCGCTCCATACGTCGGCCGTGATCTTTGCCTTCGGTGGCAACGTCCTTCTCGCCACCAGCTTCCACGTCGTCCAGCGCACCACCCGCGCGCGCCTGTTCGGCGGCATGTGGCCCTGGTTCGTCTTCTGGGGCTATCAGCTTTTCATCGTGATCGCCGCGACCGGCTATCTGATGGGCATTACCCAGTCGAAGGAATATGCCGAACCAGAATGGTATGCCGACCTCTGGCTGACCATCGTCTGGGTCGCCTATCTCATCATCTTCCTCGGCACGCTCTGGAAGCGGAAAGAGCCGCATATCTATGTGGCAAACTGGTTCTACCTGTCCTTCATCGTGACCATCGCGATGCTGCACATCGTGAACAACCTTTCGTTGCCGGTCTCGCTCGGATCGTCGAAGAGCTATCAGCTGTTCGCGGGCGTGCAGGATGCGCTGACCCAGTGGTGGTATGGCCACAATGCTGTCGGCTTCTTCCTGACGACCGGCTTCCTCGCCATCATGTATTATTACATTCCGAAGCGCGTGGACCGGCCAGTCTATTCCTACCGCCTGTCGATCGTGCACTTCTGGTCGCTGATCTTCATCTATATCTGGGCAGGTCCGCACCACCTTCACTACACCGCTCTTCCGCAGTGGGCGCAGACCCTCGGCATGACCTTCTCGATCATGCTGTGGATGCCAAGCTGGGGCGGCATGATCAACGGCGTGATGACCCTGTCGGGCGCCTGGGACAAGCTTCGCACCGACCCTGTGGTCCGCATGATGGTCGTCTCGCTCGCCTTCTATGGCATGTCGACCTTCGAAGGCCCCCTCATGTCGGTGCGGGCGGTGAACTCGCTCAGCCACTATACAGAATGGGGCATTGGCCACGTGCATTCCGGTGCACTCGGCTGGGTTGGCTTCATCTCCTTCGGGGCGCTCTACTGCCTCACCCAGTGGCTGTACAAGCGCAAGAGCCTCTACTCGATGGCGCTGGTCGAGTGGCACTTCTGGCTCGCGACGATCGGTATCGTCTTCTACATCGTGTCGATGTGGTTCGCGGGCATCATGGAAGGCCTGATGTGGCGCGCCTATAACGACTTCGGCTTCCTCGAATACAGCTTCGTGGAAACGGTCGAGGCCAAGCATATCAGCTACATCATCCGCATGGTGGGCGGCCTGCTCTACCTCAGCGGCGCTGTGATCATGTCCTACAACCTGATCCGGACCGCGATGGGCCATGAGCGCATCAACCAGCCCGCCGATGCAAATCCCGTAAGCCAACCACCGGCAGCCGCTGAGCTGCAGCCGGCCGAATAG